GGAAGTGCTCTGTTCCCGCAGTCCCCTCTTCGAGGCCGAAGACCTCCATTAGGGCCTCGGGCGTGTCCACACCATCGGCCGCCGCCTGCACCACGTCGCGCAGCGTGATCTCCTCGCTTTCAACGACTACCGTGTCGGCCGGAGTTCTCTCCCAATCCATGACGACCCCTCCTTCCTGTGAATAGTACGGTCCTTCCTCCGAAAAGAGTCGCCTCGAAAGAAAAGCCTGCGATATTATACACTTTTTCCGCACATCCGCCATAGGCGGTTTTCGCTCTTATTACGGAATCGTAGCGCATCTCTGGACAGTTGCGAGCGGGAGATGTATTATGCTGTCCAGCAAGAAAAACAGAGAACGCTTTCAAGGGCAAGAAAACACGGCCCGGCCGGTAGTCCGGGCGAACCTCCGACGAGGTTCCAGTAACCTGCCGCTGTAGCGGCTGTCCATTGCCTATTCCTGGAGTATTGTCTTTCGGAGGGATAGGTATGGTTGTAGTGACTGTGTACCACGACGGCCAGTTCTGGGCGGGGGTTGCCGAACGCAACGATGACGGCGTGCTGAAAGCGGTGCGGACCGTATTCGGATGCGAACCTACTGAACAGGACGTTATTGCGTTCGCACACCTCGCAATCTGTGAAACCCTGGACGCGGCAAAGGAATCAGTCGAGGCGCCGAAGCTCCCTGTTTCATCAATGAATCCCAAGCGGAGGCAGAGAGAGATTCGAAGAGAAATCGCGTCGGCGCAAGGGGCCTCGACGAAAGCCCAGGCTGCGCTTCAGAGAGAACGAGAGGCGCGCGGCGTCGAGCGAAAGAAAACGGCCAAGCTCCGCCGGGAAGAGACGAAAGAGCGCAAGCGCCTGCAGAAGCAGGCGAAAAAGAAGAAGAAACACAGGGGGCGTTGAAGGCAGGGTTGAGAATAAACCGGCACATAGGGGTCTTCATCCTTCTTTGGAGAGCTGCGATCAATCATTGTGTAGCAAAACCATCTCAAGGTTTCGTTGGTAGGCCCTGCTACTCGGTAGTTCCAACTGTTGTAACAACGATGAAGAATTTTCCTCTTCACCACGGCGAGTAGTCGGGGTTGAGATAAGGCATCAACTCGCTGATCGGTAGCTCGAACTCCGGATGGCCGCAACAAGGCGGTGTGAACTGGTAGATCATCCAGAAGAAGACCAGCCGCCCCGGGCGCAGGAAGAACTGGTCTGAGTACCGTGACAGGTCGGGACAACCGTCGTCGCCCAGCACGAGACCTTCCTCCGCTTCCTGCCTTGCGACCTCGCGGCGGACAAGGCGGTCGACCGAGTCCCGCCAGTCGCTCCCGGCAATGAATAGATCCCCTAGCAGGATCTCGTCGCCCGTAGCCGAGTCGAAGGTGATGCCCCACATCCTGCTGGATGGATGGGCCGCCCATTCGTAACAGACCATCTCGTAGAACGAGAAGCTGAGAAGAGAAGCTCCCACCAGCTCCGCCAAGCCCTCCATGACATGCTCCATCGGCTCCTCTTCGCTCGTCGCAGATGCCACCTCGGCCTCCACCAAGGACTCCAGGGCCTCGTTCACGGCCCGCTCAACCTCGGGACTCATCCCACCTATCACTGGAGTGACGGTGGTCCTTACCCCGTCGACCTGCTTCCTGTAGGTCACCGTCGCCCCGCACGCGACCCCCGCCATCAGGACCGCGAGGATCAGCACGGCAACACACACACGACACGCGCGCATAGGATCACCTCCTTGTTTTCATTTGGATTCACTCTTGTCCAAAATAAGTTTTGGAAACACCGGAAACAATTCATTGATCAGAGTTATCTTGGACAGCAGTGAGAATGAATGAGTCAATTTTATATGAAGAAATGGCTTTTTGTACGTAGAAGCCTTGCTCTTATCATAGCCTCTACCCCGCCGTGTCCACCGCCTTTCTCAGGGCGCCGATGAACTGTGTCGTCTTCGCCGTGAGCAGCTCTCTGTCTGCACCGCACGGCTCCAGAGTCAAGATTAGCGCGCTGCCGACGATCACGCCGTCGGCGACCTGCGCCGCGGGCGTGCCATGACGAGCGCATCACCGCCACACGGCGAACCCCCGTCGGGACCCGGCCGGCCAGCTCCGAGGCATCCTTCAGAGAAATATGCCGCGGACTGGCCTCCACCAGGAGAAAACCCAGCGCGTCGACACCGAGCCCCGCCGCCGCGTCCACATCGCTCTGCCTGGTCATCCCGCGGATCTTGATGAATGTCACGCAGCGCGCCTACCGTCCTTTAGCGCCCGTATCGCGCCCGCCGGGTCGCCCGCGCGCATCAGGGTCTCCCCGACCAGGATTGCGTCCACACCGGTACCGGCCAGGTAGCGAACGTCCTCTTCGTCCTTTATCCCGCTCTCGGCGACCACCGTGCGCCTGCCCTCGCCCTCCGCCTCGCGCAGCGCGTCCATCAGTCGCTCCGTGGTGCGCAGGTCAAGCGTGAAGTCGTTCAGGTCGCGATTGTTTATGCCAAGGATCCGCGGGTCCGCCTCCAAAGCCGCGTGCAGCTCGTCCTCATCGTGTACCTCTATCATTGTCTCCATGCCGAGGGAGGAGGTGAGCGCCGCCAGTTCGCACAACCTCTTCTTGTCGAGCGTCGAGGCGATCAGCAGCAACGCGTCCGCCCCGAGGAAGAGGCTTTCGTACACCTGCACCTCGCTCACGATGAAGTCCTTCCTCAGAATCGGAAGTCTCGTCCTGGCCCTTAGGCGTCTCAGGTCCTCCGGCCCACCGCCGAAGAAGACCTGGTCAGTGAACACCGAGACCGCGTTTGCGCCTCCCCTTTCGTAAGAGGCGAGCTGAGCGGCGACGTCCAGGTCGCCGTTTATCGTCCCGCTGCTCGGGGACGCCCTCATTATCTCCGCTATCACGGACAGCCCGTCGTCCTTAAGCGCCTTGGACAG
This DNA window, taken from Synergistaceae bacterium, encodes the following:
- a CDS encoding DUF3298 domain-containing protein gives rise to the protein MRACRVCVAVLILAVLMAGVACGATVTYRKQVDGVRTTVTPVIGGMSPEVERAVNEALESLVEAEVASATSEEEPMEHVMEGLAELVGASLLSFSFYEMVCYEWAAHPSSRMWGITFDSATGDEILLGDLFIAGSDWRDSVDRLVRREVARQEAEEGLVLGDDGCPDLSRYSDQFFLRPGRLVFFWMIYQFTPPCCGHPEFELPISELMPYLNPDYSPW
- the trpC gene encoding indole-3-glycerol phosphate synthase TrpC; protein product: MIMQQIMRQKAVEVAEMTSPRRSLSKALKDDGLSVIAEIMRASPSSGTINGDLDVAAQLASYERGGANAVSVFTDQVFFGGGPEDLRRLRARTRLPILRKDFIVSEVQVYESLFLGADALLLIASTLDKKRLCELAALTSSLGMETMIEVHDEDELHAALEADPRILGINNRDLNDFTLDLRTTERLMDALREAEGEGRRTVVAESGIKDEEDVRYLAGTGVDAILVGETLMRAGDPAGAIRALKDGRRAA
- a CDS encoding YjdF family protein; translation: MVVVTVYHDGQFWAGVAERNDDGVLKAVRTVFGCEPTEQDVIAFAHLAICETLDAAKESVEAPKLPVSSMNPKRRQREIRREIASAQGASTKAQAALQREREARGVERKKTAKLRREETKERKRLQKQAKKKKKHRGR